Proteins encoded together in one Oryzias latipes chromosome 11, ASM223467v1 window:
- the LOC101158710 gene encoding lens fiber membrane intrinsic protein yields the protein MYSFMGGGLFCAIVGNILLVVSTATDYWMQYRLSGNYAHQGLWRYCMSNKCYMQTDSIAYWNATRAFMILSGMSCFAGIIAGIMSFSHFSSFERFNRSFAAGIMFFISTFFVLLAMAIYTGVTINFLGRRFGDWRFSWSYILGWVAMLMTFFAGIFYICAYRMCECRRGTNPR from the exons ATGTACAGCTTCATGGGAGGAGGTCTTTTCTGTGCCATCGTGGGTAATATACTGCTGGTAGTCTCCACTGCAACAGACTACTGGATGCAATACCGTCTCTCTGGAAACTATGCCCACCAAGGCCTTTGGAGATACTGCATGTCCAACAAATGCTACATGCAGACCGACAGCAtag CGTACTGGAACGCCACCAGAGCCTTCATGATCCTGTCCGGGATGTCGTGCTTTGCGGGCATCATTGCGGGCATCATGTCCTTCTCACACTTCTCCTCCTTTGAGAGATTCAATCGCTCCTTTGCTGCAGGGATCATGTTCTTCATCTCCA CCTTTTTTGTCCTGCTGGCTATGGCCATCTACACTGGAGTGACAATCAACTTCCTGGGTCGGCGATTTGGTGACTGGCGCTTCTCTTGGTCCTACATACTTGGCTGGGTGGCCATGCTCATGACTTTctttgcag GCATTTTCTACATTTGTGCATACAGAATGTGCGAGTGCAGAAGAGGAACCAACCCACGCTAA
- the LOC101158957 gene encoding ras-related protein Rab-25-like: protein MGSEDSYNFVFKVVLIGESGVGKSNLLSRFTKNEFRHDSRTTIGVEFSTRTVQLENFIIKAQIWDTAGLERYRAITSAYYRGAVGALLVYDISKHLTYESAERWLKELYDHADPHIVVMLVGNKSDLQSQRTVPTEEAQHFADEKGLMFMETSALDSTNVESAFHEVLTAIHKKVASREVTRGSISAVTLSGPIGLNSEQQEERKGCCKGS from the exons ATGGGGTCTGAGGATTCATacaattttgtctttaaag TGGTTTTAATCGGGGAGTCTGGTGTGGGGAAGAGCAACCTCCTGTCCCGCTTCACCAAAAACGAATTCCGACACGACAGCCGGACCACCATCGGCGTGGAGTTCAGCACCAGGACAGTTCAGCTGGAGAACTTCATCATCAAGGCTCAGATCTGGGACACGGCAGGACTGGAGCGCTACAGGGCTATTACCTCAGC GTACTACAGAGGAGCAGTTGGGGCTCTTCTGGTCTACGACATAAGCAAACACCTGACCTATGAGAGCGCCGAGCGCTGGCTGAAGGAGCTGTACGACCACGCAGACCCCCACATTGTGGTGATGCTGGTGGGGAACAAGTCAGACCTGCAGAGCCAGCGGACCGTCCCAACGGAGGAAGCCCAACACTTTGCAG ATGAGAAAGGCCTCATGTTCATGGAGACGTCAGCGCTGGATTCCACCAATGTGGAATCCGCCTTCCATGAAGTTCTGACAG CGATTCATAAAAAGGTGGCCAGCAGGGAGGTGACCCGCGGCTCCATCAGCGCCGTGACCCTGTCCGGCCCCATCGGACTCAACAGCGAACAGCAGGAGGAGCGGAAAGGCTGCTGCAAGGGCTCTTAA
- the ubqln4 gene encoding ubiquilin-4, giving the protein MADQGAADPGNNNNNNKPEASEGTIIKVTVKTPKDKEEIAIAEDASVTQFKEEISKRFKAKQDQLVLIFAGKILKDGDSLSQHGIKDGLTVHLVIKTAHKSADGGSTSASSSASAQAGSSSSSGPSANPTSTAGSNSSAAPTAQPPNVLSGFGDLASLAGLGMGSANFMELQQQMQRQLMSNPEMLSQIMENPLVQNMMSNPDLMRQMIMANPQMQQLMERNPEISHMLNNPELMRQTMELARNPAMMQEMMRNQDRALSNLESIPGGYNALRRMYTDIQEPMFSAAREQFGSNPFSALGGNSDSGAQPSRTENREPLPNPWGPPNASSSPESGGGTTGSTSTTGGTNPSVSNPLGINASSLGNGMFNSPGMQSLLQQISENPQLMQNMLSAPYMRSMMQSLAQNPELASQVLMNNPLFAGNPQLQEQFRSQLPVFLQQMQNPEALSVMTNPRAMQALMQIQQGLQTLQTEAPGLMPSLMTGGIPGVPTGGSVPTENPAPSPSSAGTNPSQQQQQLMQQMLQMFAGGAGGGSATTQTPEVRFQAQLEQLSAMGFINREANLQALIATGGDINAAIERLLGSQPS; this is encoded by the exons ATGGCTGACCAAGGCGCCGCAGATCCTggtaataacaacaacaacaataaacctGAAGCCTCGGAGGGAACTATTATCAAGGTCACAGTGAAAACTCCTAAAGACAAAGAGGAAATCGCCATCGCAGAAGATGCTTCTGTTACTCAG TTTAAAGAAGAGATCTCAAAGCGGTTTAAAGCCAAACAGGATCAGTTGGTTCTCATTTTTGCCGGCAAGATATTGAAGGATGGGGACAGCCTGAGTCAGCACGGCATCAAAGACGGCCTGACGGTCCACCTAGTCATAAAGACGGCACACAA GTCAGCTGATGGCGGTAGCACCTCCGCCTCCAGCTCAGCCTCCGCTCAGGCGGGAAGTAGCTCCTCCTCTGGTCCCAGCGCCAACCCCACGTCTACAGCAGGCTCCAACAGCTCTGCAGCACCAACCGCACAGCCTCCCAACGTACTGA GTGGCTTCGGGGACCTGGCCAGCCTAGCCGGACTGGGCATGGGCTCGGCCAACTtcatggagctgcagcagcagatgcagcgGCAGCTCATGTCCAACCCAGAAATGCTTTCTCAGATCATGGAGAATCCGCTGGTGCAGAACATGATGTCCAACCCCGATCTGATGAGACAGATGATCATGGCCAATCCTCAGATGCAGCAGCTGATGGAGCGCAACCCTGAGATTTCCCACATGCTCAACAACCCAGAGCTAATGCGACAG ACAATGGAGCTGGCCAGAAACCCCGCCATGATGCAGGAAATGATGCGAAACCAGGACCGCGCTTTGAGTAACTTGGAAAGCATCCCAGGAGGTTACAATGCCTTGCGGAGGATGTATACAGACATCCAAGAACCGATGTTTAGTGCTGCAAGAGAACAG TTTGGTAGCAACCCGTTTTCAGCTCTAGGCGGAAACTCAGACTCTGGTGCTCAGCCGTCGAGGACAGAGAACCGAGAGCCCCTCCCCAATCCATGGGGACCCCCGAATGCTTCGAGCTCCCCTGAGAGTGGAGGGGGCACCAcgggcagcaccagcaccacggGAGGAACCAACCCAAGTGTGTCTAATCCTTTGGGCATCAATGCTAGCAGTCTGGGAAACG GCATGTTCAACAGCCCTGGCATGCAGAGCCTATTACAGCAGATCTCAGAAAACCCCCAGCTGATGCAGAACATGCTGTCTGCTCCGTACATGCGCAGCATGATGCAGTCACTGGCCCAAAACCCAGAGTTGGCATCCCAG GTTTTGATGAATAATCCTCTGTTTGCTGGAAACCCCCAACTGCAGGAGCAGTTCCGATCTCAGCTGCCCGTCTTTCTGCAGCAG ATGCAGAACCCAGAGGCGCTCTCTGTTATGACCAACCCACGGGCAATGCAGGCTCTCATGCAGATCCAACAGGGTCTACAGACGCTGCAGACAGAAGCTCCCGGCCTCATGCCCAG CTTGATGACAGGCGGGATTCCTGGCGTTCCCACAGGAGGGAGCGTGCCCACTGAGAACCCCGCCCCTTCACCCAGCAGTGCAGGAACGAACCccagtcagcagcagcagcagctgatgcaACAGATGCTCCAGATGTTTGCCGGGGGAGCCGGGGGAGGAAGTGCTACG ACTCAGACCCCAGAAGTCCGGTTCCAGGCCCAGCTGGAGCAGCTCAGCGCCATGGGCTTCATCAACCGCGAAGCCAACCTGCAGGCCCTCATCGCCACCGGAGGAGACATCAACGCCGCTATTGAGAGACTGCTGGGCTCACAGCcctcgtaa